Proteins from one Clostridia bacterium genomic window:
- the pstC gene encoding phosphate ABC transporter permease subunit PstC, producing MKGYERVIQFILFISALIAVLGVILITYFIINEGYPVIQKVGILKFITGQKWAPTQGIYGIYPMIIGSLLVTAGALVLGVPIGIGCAVFLAELAKPRIAAVIKPGIELLAGIPSVVFGLYGLTVIVPLIRKMFNNQGFSVLAGSIILAIMILPTIISVSESAIRSVPRDYKEASLSLGSSHWQSIRNVIVPAARSGIIAGVILGMGRAIGETMAVIMIVGNSPLVPESILSSVRTLTGNIGIEMGYASGQHQKALFATGVVLFAFIMLLNIAANLIPRQNAK from the coding sequence ATGAAGGGCTATGAGCGGGTGATACAATTTATACTTTTTATAAGTGCATTAATAGCTGTACTTGGAGTTATATTGATTACATACTTCATAATCAATGAGGGCTACCCCGTGATTCAGAAGGTCGGTATTCTGAAGTTTATTACAGGTCAAAAATGGGCACCGACACAAGGAATTTATGGGATATATCCAATGATTATCGGATCACTGCTTGTTACAGCCGGGGCACTGGTGTTGGGGGTACCTATAGGAATAGGCTGCGCAGTGTTTCTTGCAGAGCTGGCAAAGCCCAGAATAGCAGCAGTCATAAAGCCAGGAATAGAGCTCTTGGCAGGAATACCTTCAGTTGTATTTGGATTATACGGCTTGACAGTAATTGTCCCCTTAATAAGAAAGATGTTCAACAACCAAGGTTTTAGTGTGCTGGCAGGAAGTATAATATTAGCAATTATGATTCTACCGACAATAATCAGTGTATCTGAAAGTGCTATAAGGTCAGTACCAAGGGATTATAAGGAAGCATCGCTGTCTTTAGGATCGTCCCACTGGCAGTCAATAAGGAATGTTATTGTGCCTGCAGCACGGTCAGGAATAATCGCGGGAGTAATACTAGGAATGGGCAGGGCTATAGGGGAAACAATGGCGGTGATAATGATAGTAGGTAATAGTCCACTTGTGCCTGAAAGCATATTATCATCAGTCAGAACTCTCACAGGCAATATAGGTATTGAAATGGGCTATGCCAGTGGACAGCATCAGAAGGCTTTATTTGCTACCGGGGTTGTACTTTTCGCTTTTATAATGCTGCTTAACATAGCTGCAAACCTGATACCCAGACAAAATGCAAAATAA
- the pstA gene encoding phosphate ABC transporter permease PstA, which produces MTDSNITSSSVNKIKKNEKLAFAFLWAAAIITVLVMVAIVGTVLVNGISHLSLQFLTQEPAEMGKEGGIFSIIITTIYLALFSLIIAAPIGICAAIFLTEYAKESPVIRLIRFGTESLAGIPSIIFGLFGYVFFVVFLKFRYSIVSGGLTLTLMILPTIIRTSEEAIKMVPRSFREGSLALGATKWQTIFKVVLPAAIPGILTGVILGIGRVVGETAAVIYTAGSSLGLPNSIWRPGRTMAVHLYILASEGLSKSNMYATATVLIITVLIINFSANRLIKHFMKA; this is translated from the coding sequence ATGACAGATTCTAATATAACTTCGAGCAGCGTAAATAAAATCAAAAAGAATGAGAAGCTGGCATTTGCATTTCTTTGGGCAGCTGCAATCATAACTGTGTTAGTGATGGTGGCAATCGTGGGAACCGTGCTTGTAAACGGAATCAGTCATTTGAGCCTGCAGTTCCTGACTCAGGAACCTGCAGAAATGGGCAAAGAGGGCGGTATATTTTCTATAATAATAACGACTATCTATCTTGCGCTGTTTTCTCTGATAATTGCTGCACCGATAGGTATATGTGCTGCAATTTTCCTAACAGAGTATGCCAAGGAAAGCCCTGTTATAAGGCTGATACGATTTGGAACTGAGTCCCTGGCAGGAATACCATCCATTATTTTTGGACTTTTCGGATACGTTTTCTTTGTTGTATTTTTAAAATTCAGGTATTCAATTGTATCAGGAGGTCTTACACTTACGCTTATGATATTGCCTACCATAATAAGAACTTCAGAAGAAGCAATAAAAATGGTCCCCAGGTCATTTAGGGAAGGCAGCCTTGCATTGGGAGCCACCAAATGGCAGACAATATTCAAGGTGGTGCTGCCTGCTGCAATCCCAGGGATACTCACAGGGGTCATACTCGGCATAGGCAGAGTGGTAGGCGAGACAGCGGCAGTTATATATACGGCAGGAAGCTCATTGGGACTGCCCAATTCAATTTGGAGACCTGGCAGGACAATGGCAGTGCACCTATATATACTTGCCTCAGAGGGATTATCAAAGAGCAATATGTATGCAACGGCAACAGTTCTTATAATTACAGTGCTTATTATAAACTTTTCAGCCAACAGGTTGATAAAGCATTTTATGAAAGCATAG
- the pstB gene encoding phosphate ABC transporter ATP-binding protein PstB, producing MIENKIEVSKLNLFYTDFQALKNVDINIAKNAVTAFIGPSGCGKSTFLRTLNRMNDLIDGVRIDGKITLDGADIHKYDVIELRKRVGMVFQKPNPFPMSVYDNIAYGPRVHGVRDKRKLDELVEKSLKSAAIWDEVKDRLKKSALGLSGGQQQRLCIARVLAVEPEVLLMDEPTSALDPGSTLKIEDLMEHLKKDYTVVIVTHNMQQAGRISDYTAFFLNGEIVEYDLTENVFYKPRDKRTEDYITGRFG from the coding sequence ATGATTGAAAACAAGATTGAGGTTAGCAAGCTTAATTTATTTTATACAGACTTCCAGGCTCTTAAGAATGTTGACATTAATATAGCTAAGAACGCAGTTACAGCTTTTATCGGACCTTCAGGCTGCGGCAAGTCAACATTTTTGAGAACACTTAACAGGATGAACGATCTTATCGACGGAGTGAGGATTGACGGGAAAATAACGTTGGATGGTGCTGACATTCATAAATATGATGTGATAGAATTAAGAAAAAGGGTAGGGATGGTATTCCAGAAGCCTAATCCTTTTCCAATGTCGGTTTATGACAACATAGCCTATGGACCAAGGGTTCACGGAGTCAGAGATAAGAGAAAGCTGGATGAGTTGGTTGAGAAAAGCCTCAAAAGTGCAGCAATATGGGATGAAGTAAAAGACAGGCTTAAGAAGTCGGCCTTGGGATTATCCGGTGGGCAGCAGCAAAGATTATGTATTGCCAGGGTACTTGCTGTAGAACCAGAGGTGCTTTTGATGGATGAGCCGACCTCAGCTCTTGATCCAGGTTCCACTCTTAAGATTGAAGACTTGATGGAGCATCTTAAGAAGGATTATACTGTAGTAATCGTAACACACAACATGCAGCAGGCAGGACGTATTTCCGACTATACTGCCTTTTTCCTAAATGGCGAAATAGTAGAATATGATTTGACAGAGAATGTGTTCTATAAACCAAGGGATAAAAGAACAGAGGATTATATAACAGGAAGATTTGGATAA
- a CDS encoding DUF512 domain-containing protein — protein MKLVNTGVDIIEVRPSSIADGLGIKKGDKLITINGAGIKDILEYKYLTTDEFLEVEVEHGNGEIWIYEVEKEYDEDIGIVFEGIIDKPKACHNKCIFCFIDQLPSGMRETLYFKDDDTRLSFLQGNFVTLTNLSEREIDRIIKYRISPINVSVHTTNPELRKMMLNNKNAGKLMDYLEKLKKGEIEVKAQIVLCPGVNDGNHLSETLKDLSALYPELSCVAVVPAGITKHRHGLYELKEYDEVSAAAVIEQVRELQGKFLTELTTRFVFLSDEFFLISGKGLPKYDEYEGFSQLENGVGLITLFNEEVEESLKNLGSYNKKQRKVSLITGEYAAPNLAIAASKIESSVEDLKISIFPIVNDFFGPGVKVAGLLTGKDIMEHLKGKAIGSDIFIPECMLKRDETIFLDNVSIDQLEKELGVKVTICKEDGSDLVKKIISL, from the coding sequence ATGAAATTGGTGAATACGGGCGTAGATATAATTGAAGTGCGTCCTTCAAGTATAGCAGATGGGCTTGGCATCAAAAAGGGAGACAAATTGATAACAATAAACGGTGCAGGCATTAAGGATATACTTGAGTATAAGTATCTGACAACTGATGAGTTTCTTGAAGTAGAAGTAGAGCATGGTAATGGTGAGATATGGATATATGAGGTTGAAAAGGAATATGACGAGGATATAGGCATTGTCTTCGAAGGAATCATTGATAAGCCAAAGGCATGTCATAATAAGTGCATTTTCTGCTTTATAGACCAGCTGCCTTCTGGAATGAGAGAAACCTTGTATTTTAAGGATGATGATACAAGGCTGTCCTTTTTGCAGGGTAACTTTGTGACGTTGACTAACCTCAGTGAAAGGGAAATAGACAGGATAATCAAATACCGAATAAGCCCGATAAATGTATCAGTGCATACAACAAACCCAGAGCTCAGGAAAATGATGCTGAACAATAAAAATGCAGGAAAGCTGATGGACTATCTCGAAAAGCTTAAGAAAGGTGAGATTGAAGTCAAAGCACAGATAGTCCTGTGTCCTGGAGTGAATGATGGCAATCATCTTTCTGAGACACTCAAGGATTTGTCTGCCCTGTACCCTGAGTTGAGCTGTGTTGCAGTTGTTCCTGCAGGGATAACCAAACATAGACATGGTCTTTACGAGCTCAAGGAATATGATGAGGTCTCCGCTGCAGCAGTAATTGAGCAGGTAAGAGAACTTCAGGGAAAGTTTCTGACCGAGCTGACCACCAGATTTGTATTTCTGTCTGACGAGTTCTTTCTGATTTCGGGGAAGGGGTTGCCTAAGTATGATGAATATGAAGGCTTCAGTCAGCTGGAAAACGGCGTAGGGCTGATAACACTTTTCAATGAAGAGGTTGAGGAATCCCTCAAAAACCTGGGGAGCTATAATAAAAAACAAAGAAAAGTATCATTAATTACAGGAGAGTATGCTGCACCTAACTTGGCCATAGCGGCTTCAAAAATTGAAAGCAGCGTTGAAGACCTCAAGATAAGCATATTTCCAATAGTAAACGATTTCTTCGGTCCGGGTGTGAAAGTAGCCGGACTGTTGACAGGAAAAGACATAATGGAACATCTAAAGGGTAAAGCTATTGGAAGTGATATATTTATACCAGAGTGCATGCTTAAAAGAGATGAGACAATCTTTCTTGATAATGTCAGCATTGACCAACTGGAGAAAGAGCTTGGTGTAAAGGTAACAATATGCAAAGAAGACGGAAGCGATCTTGTTAAGAAAATAATATCCCTTTAA
- the phoU gene encoding phosphate signaling complex protein PhoU, with protein MTRNYFDQELQDLQVSLLKMSSMVEELLGDSVKALKTQDVELAQKVIKNDDLIDDMEFVVEDKCLKLIALQSPLAKDLRIIATALKIITDLERIADYAVDIAKITIKLADEKYIKELIDIPRMAEIAVKMVKGSIDAYVHLDTEKAREVAKWDDEVDALYKQIFRELLFIMMEDPKTSHQATNFLLISRYLERIGDHVTNICERIIYSVTSEHVDLND; from the coding sequence ATGACACGGAATTATTTTGATCAGGAACTGCAAGATCTGCAAGTATCGCTTTTAAAAATGAGCAGCATGGTTGAAGAGTTACTTGGTGACTCTGTAAAGGCACTTAAAACTCAGGACGTTGAGCTGGCGCAGAAGGTTATAAAGAATGATGATCTAATAGATGATATGGAGTTTGTAGTGGAGGACAAGTGCCTTAAACTTATTGCACTTCAATCTCCACTAGCTAAGGATCTGAGGATTATCGCCACAGCGCTTAAGATAATTACTGACCTGGAGAGAATAGCGGACTATGCAGTGGATATTGCAAAAATAACGATAAAGCTTGCAGATGAGAAATATATAAAAGAACTTATCGACATACCAAGAATGGCTGAAATTGCCGTAAAGATGGTAAAAGGAAGCATAGATGCTTATGTACATTTAGACACGGAAAAAGCACGTGAAGTAGCAAAATGGGATGATGAGGTTGATGCTCTGTACAAGCAGATTTTCAGGGAGCTGCTGTTTATTATGATGGAGGATCCCAAGACCAGCCACCAAGCGACTAATTTCCTGTTAATTAGCAGATATCTTGAACGAATAGGCGATCATGTGACTAATATCTGTGAACGCATCATCTATTCTGTGACAAGTGAACATGTGGATTTGAACGATTAA